A stretch of the Streptomyces ortus genome encodes the following:
- a CDS encoding DNA topoisomerase IB: protein MRFRTSDLTGPGYGRRRHGRGFRYLDTGGGTLSDGPEVRRVRDLVIPPAWRDVWISPYPNGHIQAVGTDEAGRRQYLYHPLFREKQEAAKHTRILEVGAALPEVRRQVGKGLEGSGLSRERVLSLAVRLLDLGFFRVGDDRYAKTNESYGLTTVRRHQVTCAKGAVGFDYAAKSGRRYCREIVDEQVYKAVRSLLRRRDGDEHLFAYYESRRWHTIDATDLNGHLRDLAGLDISSKDFRTWHATVLAAVALAVSAEVADTSASARKRAAARAVREVAGYLGNTPSVCRASYINPRLFELFDEGRTIAPDLASLGSVPVAGALATQPVEEAVLRLLSA from the coding sequence ATGCGGTTCCGGACGAGCGACCTCACGGGTCCCGGTTACGGCCGCCGCCGGCATGGCCGCGGCTTCCGCTACCTCGACACCGGGGGCGGGACCCTCTCCGACGGCCCGGAGGTACGGCGCGTACGCGATCTCGTCATTCCGCCGGCCTGGCGGGACGTCTGGATCTCCCCCTACCCGAACGGCCACATCCAGGCGGTCGGCACGGACGAGGCCGGCCGCCGCCAGTACCTCTACCACCCCCTCTTCCGCGAGAAGCAGGAAGCCGCCAAGCACACCCGCATCCTTGAGGTGGGCGCGGCGCTGCCCGAGGTGAGACGGCAGGTCGGCAAGGGCCTCGAAGGCTCTGGCCTGAGCCGGGAGCGGGTGCTCTCGCTCGCGGTCCGCCTGCTCGACCTCGGCTTCTTCCGCGTCGGCGACGACCGGTACGCGAAGACGAACGAGTCCTACGGCCTGACGACCGTCCGGCGCCACCAGGTGACCTGCGCCAAGGGGGCGGTCGGCTTCGACTACGCGGCCAAGAGCGGGCGTCGCTACTGCCGCGAGATCGTCGACGAACAGGTGTACAAGGCCGTACGGTCCCTGCTGCGCCGCCGTGACGGCGACGAGCACCTGTTCGCGTACTACGAGTCGCGCCGCTGGCACACGATCGACGCCACCGACCTGAACGGGCATCTGCGGGACCTCGCGGGCCTGGACATCTCCAGCAAGGACTTCAGGACCTGGCACGCCACGGTGCTCGCGGCGGTCGCGCTCGCGGTGTCGGCGGAGGTGGCGGACACCTCGGCGAGCGCCCGGAAGCGGGCCGCCGCACGGGCGGTCCGCGAGGTCGCCGGATACCTCGGCAACACGCCGTCCGTGTGCCGGGCCTCGTACATCAACCCGCGCCTGTTCGAACTCTTCGACGAGGGAAGGACGATCGCCCCGGACCTGGCGTCCCTGGGCTCCGTACCGGTGGCGGGCGCGCTCGCCACGCAACCGGTGGAGGAGGCGGTGCTGCGGCTGCTCAGCGCGTAG
- a CDS encoding DUF2945 domain-containing protein — protein MAKDKKLNKGDKVSWSSHGQTVPGKVKKKITSRAKVAGRDVDASKDEPQYEVESDKSGRNAVHKPGSLRKKSGGS, from the coding sequence GTGGCGAAGGACAAGAAGCTCAACAAGGGTGACAAGGTCTCCTGGAGCAGTCATGGCCAGACCGTCCCCGGCAAGGTGAAGAAGAAGATCACGAGCCGTGCGAAGGTGGCGGGCCGCGACGTCGACGCCTCGAAGGACGAGCCGCAGTACGAGGTCGAGAGCGACAAGTCCGGCCGCAACGCCGTCCACAAGCCCGGGTCGCTGCGCAAGAAGAGCGGTGGCTCATGA
- a CDS encoding DUF3140 domain-containing protein, with the protein MSGGQTDTDRADTVKEFGEAVNMTPAALKKWLDTDDSKSVGQSDGDGESVGHASGRRIVRLLEKKKADLTDDDVAHMRKVVGYVHRHLEQRPSGDVTDTRWRYSLMNWGHDPKA; encoded by the coding sequence ATGAGCGGCGGCCAGACCGACACCGACCGTGCGGACACGGTCAAGGAGTTCGGCGAGGCCGTCAACATGACGCCCGCCGCCCTCAAGAAGTGGCTGGACACGGACGACTCGAAGAGCGTGGGGCAGTCGGACGGTGACGGCGAGAGCGTGGGGCACGCCTCCGGGCGCCGTATCGTCCGCCTGCTGGAGAAGAAGAAGGCGGACCTGACCGACGACGACGTCGCCCACATGCGCAAGGTCGTCGGCTACGTGCACCGCCACCTCGAGCAGCGCCCCTCGGGCGACGTCACGGACACGCGGTGGCGGTACTCGCTGATGAACTGGGGCCACGACCCGAAGGCGTGA
- the katG gene encoding catalase/peroxidase HPI encodes MTENHDAIVTDPKPEETGGCPVAHGRAPHPTQGGGNRQWWPERLNLKILAKNPAVANPLGEEFDYAEAFQSLDLPAVKRDIAEVLTTSQDWWPADFGNYGPLMIRMAWHSAGTYRISDGRGGAGAGQQRFAPLNSWPDNVNLDKARRLLWPVKKKYGQSLSWADLMILTGNVALETMGFETFGFAGGRADVWEPDEDVYWGPETTWLADERYTGDRELENPLGAVQMGLIYVNPEGPNGNPDPVASARDIRETFRRMAMNDEETVALIAGGHTFGKTHGAGPADHVGDDPEAAPLEEQGLGWKSSYGSGKGGDTITSGLEVTWTSTPTRWSNGFFKNLFEYEWELTQSPAGANQWVARDGAGAGTIPDAHDPSKSHAPKMLTADLALRFDPAYEEISRRFYENPDQFADAFARAWYKLTHRDLGPKSLYLGPEVPQETLLWQDPLPALTHELIDTADIAELKEQVLASGLTVSELISTAWASASTFRGSDKRGGANGARIRLQPQSGWEVNNPDQLAPVLRTLEGIQSSFNSAQPGGKQVSLADLIVLAGAAGVEKAAKDGGVDIEVPFTPGRTDASQEQTDIESFAALEPTADGFRNYLGKGNSLPAEFLLLDKANLLGLSAPELTVLVGGLRVLGANHGQSTHGVFTDTPGTLTNDFFVNLLDLGTTWTSTSADQTAFEGRDASTGQVKWTGTRADLVFGSNSELRALAEVYASDDAKEKFVKDFVQAWVKVSNADRFDLV; translated from the coding sequence ATGACCGAGAACCATGACGCGATCGTCACGGACCCGAAGCCGGAGGAGACCGGTGGCTGCCCGGTCGCGCACGGGCGCGCCCCGCATCCGACCCAGGGCGGGGGCAACCGTCAGTGGTGGCCCGAGCGCCTCAACCTGAAGATCCTTGCCAAGAACCCGGCCGTGGCGAACCCCCTCGGTGAGGAGTTCGACTACGCCGAGGCGTTCCAGAGCCTGGACCTTCCCGCGGTCAAGCGGGACATCGCGGAGGTTTTGACGACTTCGCAGGACTGGTGGCCCGCGGACTTCGGGAACTACGGCCCGCTGATGATCCGTATGGCGTGGCACAGTGCGGGCACGTACCGCATCAGTGACGGCCGTGGTGGCGCCGGCGCCGGTCAGCAGCGTTTCGCGCCGCTGAACAGCTGGCCGGACAACGTCAACCTCGACAAGGCCCGCCGTCTGCTGTGGCCGGTGAAGAAGAAGTACGGCCAGAGCCTGTCCTGGGCCGACCTGATGATCCTGACCGGCAACGTCGCCCTGGAGACCATGGGCTTTGAGACCTTCGGCTTCGCCGGTGGCCGCGCCGATGTGTGGGAGCCCGACGAGGACGTCTACTGGGGTCCTGAGACCACCTGGCTGGCCGACGAGCGCTACACCGGTGACCGTGAGCTGGAGAACCCGCTGGGCGCGGTCCAGATGGGTCTCATCTACGTCAACCCCGAGGGCCCCAACGGCAACCCGGACCCGGTCGCCTCGGCCCGCGACATCCGTGAGACGTTCCGCCGGATGGCGATGAACGACGAGGAGACGGTCGCCCTGATCGCGGGCGGTCACACCTTCGGCAAGACCCACGGCGCGGGCCCGGCGGACCACGTCGGCGACGACCCCGAGGCCGCCCCGCTGGAGGAGCAGGGCCTGGGCTGGAAGAGCAGCTACGGCAGCGGCAAGGGCGGCGACACCATCACCAGTGGCCTGGAGGTCACCTGGACGAGCACGCCCACCCGGTGGAGCAACGGCTTCTTCAAGAACCTCTTCGAGTACGAGTGGGAGCTCACCCAGAGCCCCGCGGGCGCGAACCAGTGGGTGGCCAGGGACGGCGCGGGCGCCGGGACGATCCCCGACGCCCACGACCCCTCCAAGAGCCACGCCCCGAAGATGCTCACCGCCGACCTGGCGCTGCGCTTCGACCCGGCGTACGAGGAGATCTCGCGCCGTTTCTACGAGAACCCCGACCAGTTCGCGGACGCCTTCGCCCGTGCCTGGTACAAGCTCACCCACCGTGACCTGGGCCCCAAGTCCCTCTACCTCGGCCCCGAGGTCCCCCAGGAGACCCTGCTGTGGCAGGACCCGCTCCCGGCCCTCACCCACGAGCTGATCGACACGGCGGACATCGCCGAGCTGAAGGAGCAGGTCCTTGCCTCGGGTCTGACGGTCTCCGAGCTCATCTCCACGGCGTGGGCTTCGGCCTCCACCTTCCGCGGCAGCGACAAGCGCGGCGGCGCCAACGGCGCCCGCATCCGCCTGCAGCCGCAGAGCGGCTGGGAGGTCAACAACCCCGACCAGCTCGCCCCGGTCCTGCGCACCCTCGAAGGCATCCAGTCGTCCTTCAACTCCGCGCAGCCGGGCGGCAAGCAGGTCTCCCTCGCCGACCTGATCGTCCTCGCCGGCGCGGCGGGCGTCGAGAAGGCGGCCAAGGACGGCGGCGTCGACATCGAGGTGCCGTTCACCCCGGGCCGCACCGACGCCTCCCAGGAGCAGACCGACATCGAGTCGTTCGCCGCGCTCGAGCCGACCGCCGACGGGTTCCGCAACTACCTCGGCAAGGGCAACAGCCTCCCCGCCGAGTTCCTGCTCCTCGACAAGGCCAACCTGCTGGGCCTCAGCGCCCCGGAGCTGACCGTCCTCGTCGGCGGTCTGCGGGTCCTGGGCGCCAACCACGGCCAGTCCACCCACGGCGTCTTCACCGACACCCCCGGCACCCTGACGAACGACTTCTTCGTCAACCTCCTGGACCTCGGCACGACGTGGACCTCCACCTCCGCCGACCAGACCGCCTTCGAAGGCCGCGACGCGTCCACCGGCCAGGTCAAGTGGACCGGCACACGCGCGGACCTCGTCTTCGGCTCGAACTCCGAGCTGCGCGCGCTGGCGGAGGTCTACGCGAGCGACGACGCGAAGGAGAAGTTCGTCAAGGACTTCGTCCAGGCATGGGTCAAGGTCTCCAACGCGGACCGCTTCGACCTGGTCTGA
- a CDS encoding Fur family transcriptional regulator has translation MTAPGTPTTAEELRGAGLRVTAARVALLETVRAGDHLGVEAIATEVRARVGHISLQAVYEALHALTTVKLVRRIEPPGSPALFEGRVGDNHHHLVCRSCGVVADVDCATGHAPCLTASQDHGFSVDEAEVIYWGLCPACDTASPSPAGLSA, from the coding sequence ATGACCGCACCCGGGACTCCGACGACCGCCGAAGAGCTGCGCGGTGCCGGCCTGCGGGTGACGGCCGCCCGTGTCGCGCTGCTCGAAACCGTCCGGGCGGGTGATCATCTCGGTGTGGAGGCCATCGCCACCGAGGTACGGGCCCGTGTGGGCCACATCTCGCTGCAAGCCGTGTACGAGGCACTTCACGCGTTGACCACGGTGAAACTCGTCCGTCGCATCGAGCCGCCCGGCAGCCCGGCCCTCTTCGAGGGACGCGTCGGGGACAACCACCACCATCTCGTGTGCCGGTCGTGCGGAGTCGTCGCCGACGTCGACTGCGCGACCGGCCACGCCCCCTGCCTCACCGCGTCCCAGGACCACGGCTTCTCGGTCGACGAGGCCGAGGTCATCTACTGGGGCCTGTGCCCCGCCTGCGACACCGCTTCCCCCAGTCCCGCCGGCCTCAGTGCCTGA
- a CDS encoding cell division protein SepF, whose protein sequence is MNSHDVTDEQWEGLAQVVPLRGRDAWPSAVGHRALPDAETETRRRFVVLRITIFADAREVAETLMAGIPVLLDLTSAETDVAKRVLDFSTGVVFGLASGMHRVDKNVFLLTPPGTEVAGLMQGAGIPGV, encoded by the coding sequence GTGAACAGCCACGACGTCACCGATGAACAGTGGGAAGGGCTCGCCCAGGTAGTTCCTCTGCGAGGCCGCGACGCCTGGCCGTCGGCGGTCGGCCACCGGGCGCTCCCGGACGCGGAGACCGAGACGCGGCGCCGCTTCGTGGTGCTGCGCATCACCATCTTCGCGGACGCCCGCGAGGTCGCCGAGACCCTGATGGCCGGTATCCCGGTCCTCCTGGATCTCACCAGCGCCGAGACGGACGTCGCCAAGCGGGTGCTCGACTTCAGCACGGGCGTGGTCTTCGGCCTCGCGAGCGGGATGCACCGGGTCGACAAGAACGTCTTCCTGCTGACTCCACCGGGCACCGAGGTGGCGGGACTGATGCAGGGGGCCGGGATTCCCGGCGTGTGA
- a CDS encoding nucleotide pyrophosphohydrolase, producing MTELDVATLQRRLAVFAAARNWELYHTPKNLVAALSVEASELVEIFQWLTPEESARVMDDPKKAPRVRDEVADVLAYLLQLCEVLGVDALAALDAKIDRNEVRFPVEE from the coding sequence GTGACCGAACTTGATGTGGCGACCCTGCAGCGACGGCTGGCCGTGTTCGCCGCGGCGCGGAACTGGGAGCTCTACCACACGCCCAAGAACCTCGTGGCCGCGCTCAGCGTGGAGGCGTCCGAACTCGTCGAGATCTTCCAGTGGTTGACACCGGAGGAGTCGGCCCGGGTGATGGACGACCCGAAGAAGGCGCCTCGGGTGAGGGACGAAGTCGCGGACGTGCTGGCGTACTTGCTCCAGCTGTGCGAGGTGCTCGGGGTCGACGCGCTGGCGGCACTCGACGCGAAGATCGACCGGAACGAGGTGAGGTTCCCGGTGGAGGAGTGA
- a CDS encoding DUF6099 family protein yields MDAVRLIGASRCALMRSGDASETMAEAWQAHALAQAIGSRLAVSGPPELRGEALGLTELAGRGCGVLGAPALDVSSLRAARLSELGDARGALLELGGLLAEVGIALVGVACAAADEATYWQCMEAIDAADESRDRVLEMLRRLAVRDQGAAAG; encoded by the coding sequence ATGGATGCGGTGCGGCTCATCGGCGCGAGCAGGTGTGCCCTGATGAGGAGCGGCGACGCCTCCGAGACCATGGCCGAGGCCTGGCAGGCCCACGCCCTCGCCCAGGCGATAGGCAGTCGGCTGGCGGTGTCCGGGCCTCCCGAGCTGCGGGGCGAGGCGCTGGGATTGACGGAGCTGGCCGGCCGGGGGTGCGGGGTGCTGGGCGCTCCGGCGCTCGATGTCAGCAGTCTGCGGGCGGCGCGGCTGTCCGAGCTGGGCGATGCGCGGGGAGCCCTCCTAGAACTGGGCGGGCTGCTCGCGGAGGTCGGGATCGCCCTGGTCGGGGTGGCCTGCGCCGCCGCGGACGAGGCGACGTACTGGCAGTGCATGGAGGCGATCGACGCGGCGGACGAGTCCCGGGACCGGGTTCTCGAGATGCTGCGCAGGCTCGCGGTGCGGGACCAGGGAGCGGCGGCGGGGTAG
- a CDS encoding LLM class F420-dependent oxidoreductase: protein MDLRIFTEPQQGATYDTLLTVAKATEDLGFDAFFRSDHYLRMGSADGLPGPTDAWITLAGLARETKRIRLGTLMTAGTFRLPGVLAIQVAQVDQMSGGRVELGLGAGWFEEEHKAYGIPFPKEKFARLEEQLAIVTGLWETKVGETFSYDGTHYQLTDSPALPKPAQSRVPVLIGGHGASRTPRLAGRYADEFNMPFASVEDSERQFGRVRAAAEQAGRKGSDLVYSNALVACVGKDDAEVARRAAAIGREVEELKANGLAGSPAEVVDRIGRFAEIGSQRVYLQILDLDDLDHLELISSQVQTQL from the coding sequence ATGGATCTTCGAATCTTCACCGAGCCCCAGCAAGGGGCGACCTACGACACGCTGCTCACCGTGGCCAAGGCCACGGAGGACCTCGGCTTCGACGCCTTCTTCCGCTCCGACCACTATCTGCGCATGGGCTCCGCGGACGGCCTCCCCGGCCCGACGGACGCCTGGATCACCCTCGCCGGACTCGCCCGCGAGACCAAGCGGATCCGCCTCGGCACCCTGATGACCGCCGGCACCTTCCGCCTGCCCGGCGTCCTGGCGATCCAGGTCGCCCAGGTCGACCAGATGTCCGGCGGCCGGGTCGAACTGGGCCTGGGAGCGGGCTGGTTCGAGGAGGAGCACAAGGCGTACGGCATCCCGTTCCCGAAGGAGAAGTTCGCCCGCCTGGAGGAGCAGCTGGCGATCGTCACCGGGCTGTGGGAGACCAAGGTCGGCGAGACCTTCTCCTACGACGGCACCCACTACCAGCTCACCGACTCACCCGCGCTGCCCAAGCCCGCGCAGTCCCGGGTGCCGGTGCTCATCGGCGGCCACGGCGCCTCCCGTACCCCGCGCCTCGCGGGCCGGTACGCCGACGAGTTCAACATGCCGTTCGCGTCCGTCGAGGACAGCGAGCGCCAGTTCGGCCGGGTGCGGGCCGCCGCGGAGCAGGCCGGCCGCAAGGGCTCCGACCTCGTCTACTCGAACGCGCTCGTCGCCTGTGTGGGCAAGGACGACGCCGAGGTGGCCCGCCGGGCGGCGGCGATCGGCCGTGAGGTGGAGGAGCTGAAGGCCAACGGCCTGGCGGGTTCCCCGGCCGAGGTCGTCGACAGGATCGGCCGTTTCGCGGAGATCGGCTCCCAGCGGGTCTACCTCCAGATCCTCGACCTCGACGACCTGGACCACCTGGAGCTCATCTCCTCCCAGGTCCAGACCCAGCTCTGA
- a CDS encoding 3' terminal RNA ribose 2'-O-methyltransferase Hen1 → MFLTISTTGAPERPATDLGHLLHKHPDRAQEFSTSYGRAHVFYPEASAERCTAALLLELDAVALVRRGRGRGRGGAPDAALAQYVNDRPYAASSLLAMALSSVFSSAMKGACRARPELPARPLPLRVEVPALPADGGPGLVRALFEPLGWTVGAEPVALDTEFPEWGDSRYVSLVLEGEQLLADALRHLYVLLPVLDDAKHYWVSSDEVDKLLRAGEGWLAGHPEQELITSRYLARRSTLTRQARERLELVRLAETDDSAVEEIDNAVDERTDTEEAPVPLAVRRRDAIVAALRATGATRVLDLGCGQGQLVQELLKDTRYTEIVGVDVSMRALTVAARRLGLDRMGERQSERVSLVQGSLAYTDKRLKGYDAAVLSEVVEHLELPRLPALEYAVFGSARPATVIVTTPNVEYNVRWDTLPAGRVRHGDHRFEWTRAQFRAWAGEVAERHGYGVEFAPVGPDDPEVGPPTQMAVFTAGDRSTKTDTTKDAKKEEAA, encoded by the coding sequence GTGTTCCTGACGATCAGTACCACCGGCGCCCCGGAGCGCCCCGCCACCGACCTCGGCCATCTCCTGCACAAGCATCCCGACAGAGCGCAGGAGTTCAGCACCTCCTACGGCAGGGCGCACGTCTTCTACCCCGAGGCGAGCGCGGAGCGCTGCACGGCGGCGCTGCTCCTGGAGCTGGACGCGGTGGCACTGGTCAGACGCGGCAGGGGCAGGGGCCGTGGCGGAGCACCGGACGCGGCTCTCGCCCAGTACGTCAACGACCGCCCGTACGCCGCCTCCTCACTGCTCGCCATGGCGCTGAGCAGCGTGTTCTCCAGCGCCATGAAGGGCGCCTGCCGGGCGAGGCCGGAGCTGCCCGCGCGCCCGCTGCCGCTGCGCGTCGAGGTGCCCGCACTGCCGGCCGACGGGGGCCCCGGTCTCGTACGCGCCCTCTTCGAGCCGCTCGGGTGGACGGTGGGCGCGGAACCGGTGGCGCTGGACACGGAGTTCCCCGAGTGGGGCGACTCCCGGTACGTGAGCCTCGTACTCGAAGGGGAACAGCTCCTCGCCGACGCGCTGCGGCACCTGTACGTCCTGCTGCCGGTGCTCGACGACGCCAAGCACTACTGGGTCTCCTCCGACGAGGTGGACAAGCTGCTGCGGGCCGGTGAGGGCTGGCTCGCGGGCCACCCGGAGCAGGAGCTGATCACCAGCCGCTATCTGGCACGCCGTTCCACGCTCACCCGGCAGGCCAGGGAGCGCCTGGAACTCGTACGGCTCGCCGAGACGGACGACAGCGCCGTCGAGGAGATCGACAACGCCGTCGACGAGCGGACGGACACCGAGGAGGCGCCCGTACCGCTGGCCGTCAGGCGCCGGGACGCGATCGTCGCCGCGCTGCGGGCGACCGGCGCCACCAGGGTGCTCGACCTCGGCTGCGGACAGGGCCAGTTGGTGCAGGAGCTGCTGAAGGACACGCGGTACACCGAGATCGTCGGGGTCGACGTGTCGATGCGGGCCCTCACCGTCGCCGCCCGTCGCCTCGGCCTGGACCGGATGGGGGAGCGGCAGTCCGAGCGCGTCAGCCTCGTCCAGGGCTCGCTCGCGTACACCGACAAGCGGCTCAAGGGGTACGACGCGGCGGTGCTCAGCGAGGTCGTCGAACACCTCGAACTGCCGCGGCTGCCCGCCCTGGAGTACGCGGTCTTCGGCTCCGCGCGCCCCGCGACGGTGATCGTGACGACCCCGAACGTCGAGTACAACGTCCGCTGGGACACCCTCCCGGCCGGCCGGGTCCGGCACGGCGACCACCGCTTCGAGTGGACGCGGGCGCAGTTCCGGGCGTGGGCGGGCGAGGTGGCCGAACGGCACGGGTACGGCGTGGAGTTCGCACCGGTGGGCCCCGACGATCCCGAGGTGGGGCCCCCGACCCAGATGGCCGTCTTCACGGCGGGCGACCGGAGCACGAAGACGGACACGACGAAGGACGCGAAGAAGGAGGAGGCCGCATGA
- a CDS encoding polynucleotide kinase-phosphatase, translating into MSDNETRVRTLPVTDLSLVVLIGASGSGKSTFARRHFKPTEVISSDFCRGLVADDENDQSASKDAFDVLGYIAGKRLAAGRRTVVDATSVQSDSRKQLIELARKHDVLPIAIVLDVPEEVCVARNAARTDRAGVPRRVIQRHVRELRRSLRHLEREGFRKVHVLRGAEEAESAEVRTEKRYNDLTHLTGPFDIIGDVHGCSAELESLLAKLGYVDGVHPDGRTAVFVGDLVDRGPDSPGVLRRVMSMVGSGNALCVPGNHENKYGRHLRGRTVQPTHGLAETIAQMERESDEFRQQVREFVDGLVSHYVLDGGGLVVCHAGLPEKYHGRTSGRVRSHALYGETTGETDEFGLPVRYPWAEDYRGRAAVVYGHTPVPEATWLNNTICLDTGAVFGGKLTALRWPERELVDVPAEKVWYEPARPLASEAPGGREGRPLDLADVSGRRVVETRHAGRVSVREENAAAALEVMSRFAVDPRLMPYLPPTMAPTATARREAAGGAADEGFLEHPAEAFEQYRSDGVARVVCEEKHMGSRAVALVCRTAETARERFGATTGVTGALYTRTGRPFFAEPAEGSAGGVSLTEEVLGRVREAATEAGLWEELATDWLLLDAELLPWSLKASGLLRSQYAAVGAAAGAVFPSALGALEGAAARGVEVGDLLTGQRERAADAAAFTDAYRRYCWPTTGLEGVRLAPFQILATQGRSLAAVPHDEQLALIDRLVTADASGLLGTTRRLFVDTADPASVRAGVDWWLEMTGRGGEGMVVKPVQALARTAKGRLVQPGIKCRGREYLRIIYGPEYTRPENLDRLRGRSLDHKRSLALREYALGLESLDRLAEGEPLWRVHEAVFGVLALESEPVDPRL; encoded by the coding sequence ATGAGCGACAACGAGACCAGGGTGCGCACGCTGCCCGTCACCGACCTCTCCCTCGTCGTGCTGATCGGCGCGTCCGGCTCGGGCAAGTCCACCTTCGCCCGGCGGCACTTCAAGCCGACCGAGGTGATCTCGTCGGACTTCTGCCGGGGCCTCGTCGCCGACGACGAGAACGACCAGAGCGCCAGCAAGGACGCCTTCGACGTCCTCGGCTACATCGCGGGCAAGCGCCTCGCGGCGGGCCGGCGCACCGTCGTCGACGCGACCAGCGTGCAGTCCGACAGCCGCAAGCAGCTGATCGAACTCGCCAGGAAGCACGACGTGCTGCCCATCGCCATCGTGCTGGACGTGCCCGAGGAGGTGTGCGTCGCACGCAACGCCGCACGCACCGACCGCGCCGGCGTCCCGCGCCGCGTCATCCAGCGCCACGTCCGCGAACTGCGCCGCTCACTGCGGCACCTGGAGCGCGAGGGCTTCCGGAAGGTGCACGTCCTGCGGGGCGCGGAGGAGGCCGAGAGCGCCGAGGTCCGCACCGAGAAGCGGTACAACGACCTCACCCACCTCACCGGACCGTTCGACATCATCGGCGACGTCCACGGCTGCTCCGCCGAACTGGAGTCGCTGCTCGCCAAGCTGGGCTACGTGGACGGCGTGCACCCCGACGGGCGTACGGCCGTGTTCGTCGGCGACCTCGTCGACCGCGGCCCCGACTCGCCGGGCGTCCTGCGCCGGGTGATGTCCATGGTCGGCTCGGGCAACGCCCTGTGCGTACCGGGCAACCACGAGAACAAGTACGGCCGCCACCTCAGGGGCCGCACGGTGCAGCCCACCCACGGCCTCGCCGAGACCATCGCGCAGATGGAGCGCGAGAGCGACGAATTCCGGCAGCAGGTACGCGAGTTCGTGGACGGGCTGGTCAGCCACTACGTCCTCGACGGCGGCGGCCTCGTCGTCTGCCACGCGGGCCTGCCCGAGAAGTACCACGGCCGTACGTCGGGCCGGGTGCGCTCGCACGCGCTGTACGGCGAGACCACCGGCGAGACCGACGAGTTCGGGCTGCCCGTGCGCTATCCGTGGGCCGAGGACTACCGGGGCCGGGCGGCGGTCGTCTACGGCCACACCCCCGTGCCGGAGGCCACCTGGCTCAACAACACCATCTGCCTGGACACCGGAGCCGTCTTCGGCGGCAAGCTGACCGCGCTGCGCTGGCCGGAGCGCGAACTCGTCGACGTACCGGCCGAGAAGGTCTGGTACGAGCCGGCCAGGCCGCTGGCCTCCGAGGCGCCGGGCGGTCGCGAGGGACGGCCGCTCGACCTCGCGGACGTATCCGGCCGCCGGGTCGTGGAGACCCGGCACGCGGGGCGCGTCTCCGTGCGCGAGGAGAACGCGGCGGCGGCCCTGGAGGTCATGAGCCGCTTCGCCGTCGACCCCCGCCTGATGCCGTACCTGCCGCCGACGATGGCGCCCACCGCCACCGCGCGGCGGGAGGCCGCCGGCGGAGCCGCGGACGAGGGCTTCCTGGAGCACCCGGCGGAGGCGTTCGAGCAGTACCGGTCGGACGGGGTCGCGCGGGTCGTGTGCGAGGAGAAGCACATGGGGTCGCGGGCGGTGGCGCTGGTGTGCCGCACCGCGGAGACCGCGCGCGAACGGTTCGGGGCGACGACCGGGGTCACCGGCGCGCTGTACACCCGTACCGGGCGCCCCTTCTTCGCGGAACCGGCGGAGGGCTCCGCCGGGGGTGTCTCCCTCACCGAGGAGGTCCTCGGCCGGGTGCGGGAGGCCGCCACGGAGGCCGGACTGTGGGAGGAACTGGCGACGGACTGGCTGCTGCTCGACGCCGAGCTGCTGCCCTGGTCGCTCAAGGCCTCCGGCCTGCTGCGCTCGCAGTACGCGGCGGTGGGCGCCGCGGCCGGCGCGGTGTTCCCGAGTGCGCTGGGCGCGCTGGAGGGGGCGGCGGCGCGGGGCGTCGAGGTGGGGGACCTGCTGACCGGGCAGCGCGAACGGGCCGCCGACGCGGCTGCCTTCACCGACGCGTACCGGCGGTACTGCTGGCCCACGACCGGTCTGGAGGGGGTGCGGCTCGCCCCCTTCCAGATCCTCGCCACCCAGGGCCGGAGCCTGGCGGCCGTACCGCACGACGAGCAGCTCGCCCTGATCGACCGGCTGGTGACGGCCGATGCGTCCGGGCTCCTGGGCACCACCCGGCGCCTGTTCGTCGACACGGCCGACCCGGCGTCGGTCCGGGCCGGGGTCGACTGGTGGCTGGAGATGACCGGCCGCGGCGGCGAGGGCATGGTGGTCAAGCCCGTCCAGGCCCTGGCCCGCACCGCGAAGGGCCGGCTGGTCCAGCCGGGCATCAAGTGCCGGGGCCGGGAGTACCTGCGGATCATCTACGGCCCGGAGTACACCCGCCCGGAGAACCTCGACCGCCTGCGCGGACGCTCCCTCGACCACAAGCGCTCCCTCGCCCTGCGCGAGTACGCCCTGGGCCTGGAGTCCCTGGACCGCCTCGCCGAGGGCGAGCCCCTGTGGCGGGTGCACGAGGCCGTGTTCGGGGTGCTGGCACTGGAGTCGGAGCCGGTGGACCCTCGGTTGTAG